The Panthera tigris isolate Pti1 chromosome E3, P.tigris_Pti1_mat1.1, whole genome shotgun sequence genome segment ctttggataaGAAATAAtttgccagggcgcctgggtggcccagtcgattgaaagtccaacttttggtttcagttcaggtcatgatcgtagggttgtgggattgagccccatgtcaggctctgcactgagcatggggcctgcttaggattctctctctctctccccctttgccccctCTGCcgcttgcatgctgtctctctctaaaaaaaaaaaaaaaaaaaaaaaaaaaattgccttctcACACCTGCCTTCTCATATTTTCTATAACTTACAGAGTTTGTGAAGCAGCTCAGAGAAAGGAGTGGGGCCCCGTAAACTTAGATAACCTTAAGGATGCACTGGACAGGGCACCCTGTCATTGGGTCTGTTTCATGGCCTTTCACAGTCTTTCCTGACCTCTTTCCCGTTTGGAGCATAATGATGTCAAAGAAATATTGTTCTTGGTAACAGAAAAAGGCTGGTCCCATTAGGGTTGCAGGTGCAGCAAGAGTGTTAACCATATGGGCCACCTTGAGTTTGCTCTTGAACAACACTGAGGTCACAAATCAACTTCTGTCCTGAAGTTTTCATGCAGAATCTAAGattgggtgtttgtttgtttgtttgtttgttatttgaaAGGGttcaagtgagcgaggggcagagagagaattccataaggggcagagagagagagaagcagggctcacttGAAGTGGGACTTGCGTTTTTACACCAATGGGGCTAGTGTTCACAAACCTagtggtttgttttcttgtttttgtgtcttgttttgttttttttttacctgaaacaGGACTTGAGTTCACCCTATgggggacttgaacttacaaaccatgagatcatgacttgagccacagtcagatgcctAAGCCCAAGAAACTTTCTCCTCCTTATTTTTACCTGTAGTACGTATAAAGTTGGGTAAATTATTCTCTTACCAAGGCTCCAAAATTTGCTGCGGTTCCTGACCTGCCAGCTGTTCCTTACCACCTTGAGGCCGTGATGTTGTATGCCAGGACCCCTCCACGCTGGCTTTTCCTGAGAGGGCTTTGTAGACATGAGATCCATAAATAAAGTTGACCTTGATTCCTTAAAAGTGGCTTGTCATGCCTGAGTCACTGAGAATCATTCTCAAATAGGACACACATCAGGTAAGGCCTTGGTTTGTGTAATTGAATCACTTAATTATATTCTGATTAGAGAGAGGACAAATTTTTATTGAACCTACAGAAATAACTAAATAGCTCTGAAAAGTACAAAGCCTAAGAgtgtatctttttcttatttttaagtaagtattTTTAGGAAACACTGCATTAATAAagtactgttttttttggtttgttttttaatattgttcTTTTTGTTATGATATCTAATTGGTAGGTTGtcatcctgttttttttctttttaatgttttacttatttttgagagagagagagagagagagagagagcgagcgagcagcggagggacagagagagaaagggagacagaattcgatgcaggctccaggctctgagctgtcagcacagagcctgacgtgggtctcgaatccaccaaccgtgggatcatgacctgagctgaagtcagacgctcaactgactgagctgcccaggcgcccccatcctgtTTTCTATCAAAACGTAGGAATCCTTGGTACCAGAGACAGCTCAAGAGATCTTCATATTTGTCAGGAAACCACCTGATGTGTGTAGGCTCTTTTAAGACTCTGTCTTCCTAATAACACGTTAATTTGGTTATCTTTTCCAGGTTCATATTGAGATCCATTGAAGGCCTTCTGCTGACTGACAAAGGCAGGTCATCAGGCTACCACACCAGAAAACACGCAGCatgagggacagagtgggggctCTGGGCACCCGCCCCGGGAAGGtgaagggggcaggaggggactcAGACAAGTTGCCGTGTGGACTTGAAGCAGCACAGGGGGAGAGCCCTTGCCCGTCCTCCCGGATGCACATGCCTGTGGATGACGTAGATGGAACTTCACAAAATGAGGAGTTGTCAACGGAAGTGAAAAATGCTCTGAGTGAGGTCAGCCTCTCGCTTCACAGTGGCAACAAAGCTCTTCCGTGTTTGAAAGAATCCTTAAGAAGTTCAGCTCCCGCGGCGGCCCAGAGCAAGACTGTGGATCTGTCCTGTGCTCCTGCGGGAGAGCATTGTGCTGGGGTGtcgtgttggggtgggggagctctGGCGAGGGGCTGGCCGGGAGGAGGGCCCAGGGCCAGCGACAGCCACAGAGGATGGTGCCACAAAGGAGAGCCTTGGGGGCCAGGACTGCCGTGCCTTCAGAAACGGTCAGAAGTGGGGATTTCTGAGGAGGACCCGCCAAGTGCTCTTCTAGAGGGGCGAGGCTCCGAGTCAGAACTGTCTTGCCTGCATCTCGTCCGGTCAACACTGCTGCGCGCACGCCCCGAAGTATGCCTGACTGATGAGACAGAATGTGTTTTCCTTGGCCGTTCAAAGCCCGCGTTTTCAGAGCAAACAGAATACAAGAAAACGCTCTCACGTGTACGAAGTCCCTCAGCCGATCTGCAGACAACACCAGGGTTGCTGGCTCTACCGGCTTTGGAGGTCGCGAATCCGTTTTGCCGTAGTTAAGGTGCGAGCACAACAATAAAAGCagtgagattaattttaaaatctgtcttaGGATGATTTCTTCGACACTGGTCTGGATGCCTGTTACGGGGCAGTGAGGTTCCTGCCTCAGTTGGTGTGAGCAGAGGAAGTGGAATTGAAAGTCCTGGGAAGTTGTTGATGCGGGAGGAGATTTTTGAGCCTCCTTTAAATTGTGCTCAAAACACATTGAGGATTGGGCTGCCACTTCAAGGAGAACATTAATACATCCCGTATCAGTATCAGGTTAGAACGTGAAGACTTCACAGAATTCTTTATGGATCTTCAGCACTCCTTGCCAAGGGCTACTGCCCCAGGTACTGTGTCCCCAGGCCGTCTGCTCGGCTGCTGTTTGTACAAGCCAGCCCCTCCGTAGTTGACAGCTGTCCCCGTTTCCGCATTCTGTAGAATAATTTTGGGCTGCAGCACAATTTGACTTCTATCCTCACGTCTCCTCTCCTTCCACTTGAAACGCCATTTAAATGGAGGCCCTACAGTGAAAGTTGCAATATTAAATGTACTTTTAGTATAGTCCTTTCTCAAACTGGGAGCCCTACCAGTGTCGCctaaaataaaagcaagcttGGGACTTGTCTGCTGCAGCTCAGCTGGGGAGAGACGGACCTAGTGTTTCCCTTACAAGAAGGTTCCAGTTCCTAGGAGTGGAGGTATCTCTTATACTAACATTTTCTCTGAGGTAACGCCTCTGGTTGTTGATAACTTCGATAAAGGTCACTTCAGAGCGTGGAGTTTTTAAGGAGTCCCAAAGTGAGACTTCACCGTTTTCGGGGCTATCAATTGCCTGTATCCGTTTGTGTGCTGTTTCAGTGTTTTGGGAAAGTGAAAAATGACAACTTGTTACTTAGCAtaataaatgtcttattttaagtGTGTATAGCCTTGGCTCCCCTTGTCTTTTATCAACGCTGCCTTCCTCGTACTGAGAAGTCTCTCGGCGCCAGTCCAGGTATGCTGCTGGTTTAGAAGACCAGAAGCAAAGCCTGAAAAACCGAGAAGCCAGGTCGGAACTCAGCTCTCACTTTCCTCCCAGGATATAGCGAGAGGTGCTGTGATTCTCTGGGGCGGTGCTCACCACGATCACGGCCAGGGTGAAGGATGGTTGGGGCAGTGAAAACCCTGGTTAGAGGACCCCCCGTTTGGGGTCAGTGATGGACGGTGAGGCGAGGACACAGGGAAATGTTTTACAATGGGAACTGTTTTCTTGTCAAGCCCTCCCCTGCGCCCTACCTTTGTTTTAAACTAAGTCTACTCCTTTGGGACAGAACTTTCCACGACCCATCgactgttttatttcctttgttttataagTTACAAGTGTATACATTTTCAACCAATTGCAAAGAACAAATCTGGAATTCTCTATTTAGTACCAGATGCTAGGTTAATAAATTTGgaatatctggggcacctgggtggttcagtcagttgagcatctgcccggctcaggttatgatctcgtggtttgtgagttcgaaccctgcatcagactccctGCTATCAGcgtggaacccgcttcggatcctctgccccacgTTTTCGTTGTTTGCCCCTCCTCCGCTGTGTGCTCACTCAGtcgcttgctctcaaaaataaatgttaaaaaaaaataaataaataaaaataaatgttaaaaaaaaaaaggcctcaagATATTGAGgttggttgtgagattgagtccctgTGTTGGGGCTCTGTCAGTGCTGTCagcgttgagcctgcttgggattctctttccctctctgccactcctctgcttgtgccctctctcaaatcaactggaaaaaaaaaaaacaacaaaaaactgggaTGTCTTCATGTGGTTATATCCTAAGgtatgtggtttttaaaaattctttttaatgtttgtttatttttgagagagcctgagcggggcaggggcagagctagggagacagaaactgaagcaggctccacgctttgagctgtcaacacagagcctgacgtgggactcgaacccacaaactgtgaggtcatgacctgagctgaagttggacccttaactgactgagccacccaggtgccctaggtatgtttttttctgaattctggtttgaggaaacttcacaataactttttcctttttaaaaaaaatatattttttttaacgttttatttatttttgagacacagagagacagagcatgaacaggggagggtcagagagagggagacacagaatctgaagcaggctccaggctctgagctgtcagcacagaacccgacgagggctcgaactcatggagcgcgagatcatgacctgagctgaagtcggccgcttaaccgactgagccacacagacgcccccacaataacttttttgtttaatattttttaaatgtttattttgagagaggagagagtgagtggggctgtggggcagagagagagagagagagagagagagagagagagagagagagagagaaaatgaatcccaagcgggctcctcactgacagcatggagccggacctggggctcattctcacttaactgtgagatcatgacctgagctgatatcaagaatcagacactgaacggactgagctacccaggcgccccaatcattttaaatttagaaacacTCCCCATGGTACAAAATCTTGGATTTGGTTATTCACTTTTggaaatcataatttttttctttatattttatttttttaatgcttatttttgagagagacagcattagcatgggaggggcagagagagagggtgacacagaatccaaagtaggctccaggctcccaagctgacagcagagagcccgatgccgggcttgaacccacgaaccgcgagatcatgacctgagccaacgttggatgcttaactgactgagccactcaggtgcccctggaaatcaTAATTTTTAACGTTAGAATGAAAGAACCAATTTAACATTGGTCTTGAGGTGATTATGGAGTTAGTTGCAAGCctataaagaataagaaattaaacTTGCATTGAAATAGATCCTTGTATGATGACTGGTTTTGTAAATAACAAAGCATGTGTTATTTGGAGCTTGCTGTAAATCACTGTATTCAAAACTTCACACAGACCATTTACACATTTTCACATAGAAAAGAAATGTACTGTAGAATTCTCCCTATATTCTCCcacagataattaaaaaattcGCCTTTTTAAACCTTCCAAGGAGATAGAATTCAGGATCTTCTAAACTAGAAGATCTCAGAGATAGAAACTGTGCTGTTCAGCACTGGCTAGTGGTGGAAGTTTTGAAACACACCCCAAGTGATACCACATTCAGTGTAGACATTTGAAGTTAGAGAcctaggattttatttatttgtttgtttgtttatttgagagagcatgtggcatgcacatgagtggggaaggagcagagggagtgagagaaatattttttaatgtttatttttgagagagagagagcctgagtgggagaggggtggagagagagggagacacagaaccctgagcaggctccaggccagctCAGaccccgacgtggagctcgaactcccgaaccgcgaggtcatgacccaatccgaagtcagatgcttagccgactgacccacccaggcacccctaagggagagagagactcttaagcagggtgcagggctcgatctcccaaccatgagatcatgaactgagccaaaatcaagagttggatgcttacctgactgagccactcaggtgcccagagaccttgaaattaaaaaaaaaaaatttaacatttattcatttttgagagtgagagagcgtgagtgggggaagggcagagagagagggagacacagactcccaggcaggctccaggctctgagctgtcagcacagagcccaacacggggctcaaacccatgaaccgcaagatcacgacctgagctgaagtcggttgcttcactgactgaaccacccaggtgccccccgagaCCTTGGATTTAATAGGATGGTTTGCTTCTACTTGGCTCCCTTTCCTTCTAAAATGTTAacctcttcttttccaattttatttttaccaaaacgTGATCAATCAGATCAGTTTAAAAGGCATTTGTGTACTTCCATTTGTGCTTCAAGCCCTGCAGGCTTTGTTGAGCTGTATGTTGGCATGACTGAAATTTGACTAGAAAAGACTGTGTGCAGAGGGGCTTGCTGTTTAGGATAGGCCATCTTTACAGGATACGTTTTTTTTCCTGGGACAGGTGATCTTGCTTTGCGGCGGCATATGGTGGAACGGAAGTGTTTAGGGCGAATTGGGATGGCGTGTGGCAGCCCCACTGGATCCGACCTGCGCATtgtcatattttttcaaaaataattttttttttacttttgagacagagacagagcacgagccggggaggggcagagagagggagggacacagaatccgaagcaggctccaggctctgagctgtcagcacagagcctgacgctgggctcgaactcacggactgtgacatcatgacctgagctgaagtcggacgctcaaccgactgagccacccaggcaccccagtcatctTTGTGGCACGTCCCCATTGGGTCTGAGGAGTCCGTCAGTGCTGTTGCCTTCTGGTAAACAGATGAGTTATTTCCTGGAGCAAGAGTGGGCTTTGCGGTTTTTCTCTGGTGGTATCTTGAGTAGCTCTTTACGGTTTTCAAATTGTTTAGGTACGTAACAATGTAAGGAGTTGTTCTAGGGTGTCCCTGCCTCACCACAGTATTGGCAGAGGGGAATTCTGCAGTTAACTGTTTAATGCTTTCAGTGTTTTATCCTGTTTGCTGGTCTCCTGCATACTGAGGCTTCTGTTTCTGCTCTTGGAAAATGAGTAATTTGTTTGAGAATTTGGAAATAGGCTCCATGTTCTAACTCTGGAAACTTCTCTCCTATTACACAGAAGTCTGCCAGCACTCTGCACCGCTGCTTGTTTAGATGACATggaaggggggggcgcctgggtggctcagtcggttaagcgtccgacttcggctcaggtcgtgatctcgcagttcgtgagttcgagccccgcctcgggctctgtgctgactgctgggagcctggagcctacttctgattctatgtctccctctctctgcccctcccctgcttgcactctgtctctctctctctcaaaaataaattaacattatggggcgcctgggtggcgcagtcggttaagcgtccgacttcagccaggtcatgatctcgcggtccgtgagttcgagccccgcgtcaggctctgggctgatggctcggagcctggagcctgtttccgattctgtgtctccctctctctctgcccctcccccgttcatgctctgtctctctctgtcccaaaagtaaataaaaaacgttgaaaaaaaaaatttaaaaaaaaaaataaataagttaacattaaaagttttttttaataaaaaataaaaacatttcaacattttggggcacctgggtggctcagttggttaagcatctgacttcggctcgggccatgatctcacggtccgtgagttcaagctcacaGCTGTCAGCCTGtcgtcacagagcctgctttggatcctctgtcctcctctctctctctctgcccctcccctgcttgtgctctcccaaaaataaatattaaaaataaacgaAAACATTGCAACATTTGGAATTTCTGTTGAAAtcagtctccttttttttctgtgttaggGATTCTCTAACAAGAATATCTTAGTCAAACACCACACTTTGGTTGCACGTAAGTACTAAGTATTGGGTTGAACATAACATAGAGTCTGGTATTCCTTATTCCCTGTATTTGTCACACGGTCTCTGAAAAGGGTCCTGGAAGATTGGAACCAGCCATTTTACTTTAACATTTACATCATTTAATATGGTGAATatcacaccaaaaagaaaaaaaaaaaaagactttgtttcTCTGTCAGCTTCCTGTAGGTTAGCCATGAGTTTGTCTTTTGcccacaaaagcaataaaataccaGGACTTCACTCTCAGACTTGACCTTGATTACTTCACTACTCAGATTCATAACAGATGGTGCCTCGGGCTTTAGTGTGTTGGGAGGAGGCAGGGTGATCCagaaaaagggacaaaaatgCCCAGTTGGTTCTAGATGAGAATCTTTCAGGCCGAGGGACCTGGCCCAGTCAGGAAGACACCGCAGGGCTTAAATCCTGTGGAGGGGGAGGCCTCTTTTCTCGGAAAAATGTGATGGCTTTTTCATAATTTAAGTATTTTGATATGGCTATTAGCATGACCGAAGAAacctgtttttatgttttttttaaacctgcttATTGACTTCTACAgggcagtttttttgttttgtttttttaatgttcgtttatttttgagagagagaaagtaagagcgcacactagcaggggaggggcagagagagagggagacacagaatctgaagcaggctccaggctccgagctgtcagcacagagcctgaagtgaggctcgaacccacagactgtgagatcataacctgagctcaagtcagacacttagccgaccgagccacccaggccccctagtATAGGACTTTTTTGAAGGTAGTTCTTATTTTTGTAGCTATGGGGGGGGCATTGCCCATTGCACATCAGATTGGCAGATGAGGTCAAATACAGTATGAAGAGGTCATCCGTTACAAAATGGTCTTTATTAATCTGGAcacattcaatttttttattaaaaaattttttaaatatttattattgagagtacaaggggcgggggaggcagagagagagagggagacacagaatccgaagcaggctccaggctctgagctgtcagcacagagcccgacgtggggctcgaacccacaaaccatgagatcgtgacctgagccgaagttggacgctcaaccgactgatccactcaggtgccccatgttccTGATGTTTTAAATTATGGGGTACTATATAAGTAACAGCTTcactattttctccatttccctaTGTATTTGTAACTGacagaggttttttaaaaatttttttaatgtttttaaaaaattttttgtttttttaacgtttatttatttttgagacagagagacagagcatgaacaggggaggggcagagggagagggagacacagaatccgaaacaggctccaggctctgagctgtcagcacagagcccgacacggggcttgaactcacggaccatgagatcatgacctgagccgaagtcggacgcttaactgaccaagccacccaggcgccccataatgttttttaacgtttattcaattttgagagacagagcgtgagtgggggaggggcagaaaggagagagacagagtcagaagtaggctctgggctccgagctgtcagcacagagctcaatgcggggttcgaacccacaaaccatgaggtcatgacctgaactggagttggccgcttaaccgactgagccaaccaggcgcccctgggcacattttaaatgaatggatgcACATTTCAGTGGAacattctcccctccctctgaagGTGAGCGAGTGAAGCAGCCCCAGGGGATGGGGTGCTACTGCCCTGATGGTGTGTATTCATTGGACCCCAGGAGTGTTTTCAGTAGCTGCCTAACTGGGGGCAAATGACTGGTGTGAATCAAGCCCCCCGCCTGCCGGTCATGTGAGGCTCACTTTTGCCACAAGGGGGAGCCACATGTTCACTTAGTGTCGCCTCAGGGCAGGCCttggttattttctgtttattttgtttatccaaaGTTGAACTCTAAAAATGCTGGACTTAATTCAGCTCGGTATGGTTTGTGAAGCTCAGTGAGTGTGACTTATCAAACCTTACAACAAGATTTAACTCTTTAACCCAGTAGCCACAGATGGTGCTTCAAAACTAAGATCAATGTGTTGG includes the following:
- the FAM220A gene encoding protein FAM220A isoform X1, with product MRDRVGALGTRPGKVKGAGGDSDKLPCGLEAAQGESPCPSSRMHMPVDDVDGTSQNEELSTEVKNALSEVSLSLHSGNKALPCLKESLRSSAPAAAQSKTVDLSCAPAGEHCAGVSCWGGGALARGWPGGGPRASDSHRGWCHKGEPWGPGLPCLQKRSEVGISEEDPPSALLEGRGSESELSCLHLVRSTLLRARPEVCLTDETECVFLGRSKPAFSEQTEYKKTLSRVRSPSADLQTTPGLLALPALEVANPFCRS